The following is a genomic window from Amaranthus tricolor cultivar Red isolate AtriRed21 chromosome 10, ASM2621246v1, whole genome shotgun sequence.
TATCTGGTATTCATCTGGGTGTATATCCGGGTATTCATCAAGGTATAGGGTCAAAATCTTATGATTGTTGCTAGTCATCTCGATTAGAGGTCTATATTCGGATATTTATCTGGTATTGGATATGATTTCGAGTCGGATAATTTTTGGGGGCAGCTACGAAGTACACCAATGTATGAAAGACTCCTATAAAGTAGTGCTTTGTCTTTCGGGGAAATGATGTTTTGTTAATTATCACttgtataaataaattataatacgcACATTTGTccttgaaaatttttattgcaaaattatattaaaatgtaTTTCCTTTTTTTCACCATTTATTAAACtgtattaatgataataattttataaacaaAATACACCGTGATTTGAGGTGTGCTATAGGGCCGAGTTCGCTAAAAGTCTTAccaaatttgttttaaaattgttaaactcgttatttttttaataaaaaaagttgtGCCTATATCATGTCGACTCATAAAGAATATTAATGGGTTGGGCCTTCTACCAAGTCGACTTATATATATTACACACAAATTTTATTGACAAATTCTTATACAAGACGGTCTCACTATGAGACATGCTTCGTACTTGGGGTTAAACAgttcaataatagaaacttttaccttatgagcttcttgttttgaggtcgtctcaccgtgagacagtctcatacaaaacgggttgaactttattttatttgattaaaaataaaatgggtTGGATTGTGGCTGGTTAATGGAAATTATGAAATGGATTagctaatttatatatatatatatatatacatatatatatatatatgcacaaaATAAgtcaataattaatttatttcaaaaaataagcgtTTAATTTTCAAACCTGAGATTTTGGTGccattcgcagttagtaactgcaaacaggtgcttacttttttaaaaaggcaaaaaaGCTTTTTGCAATTACTAATTGCTAACAGGCTTGTTGACTTTTTCAACCCTGTTCGTaattactaactgtgaacaccATTGAACATATGGGCATAATGGTTGATGGGCCTTTGGCCCAGCCCAGTCAGTCAAAAATGTTTTGTCCGACCCTTTCGGATCCTTCCGTCAAACACCACCAAATTCCAATGGTGGTGTAATATGTGTTGCATTatgtacctaataaaaaaacctaataaaatcaataaagttGGTATATTCCACTTGATAGTGGACTAAATGAGCCACGTGAATCGTGATGAACTTGTTTTTATCAGTTTTAGGTCAGACAATCTTACTTTTTTGCgaaaatatacaataataacatatttgatatttctTTTCTAAAGAAAACATATTATGATCAGCTCAACATTCCGTATAAGACAAGATTcgagaaaaaaagacaaaaggtAGTAGACAAATTATACTCATATCTTTTAAGGAGAGTCGAAGAGGATAGGAGGAAAGCGCGCAAACTATTAAACCGAAATAAATAGAGCTAGCCCTGCAAAATAAGAAATGAGTAACATCAAAATAAcatcaaaatacaaaataagacGGATTTAGGATTTGaccatttaaaaagaaaaaaagtaaatagataataaaattataaaaaggtaaattaaaaaaaaaaaccacataGAACAGAAAGAGGAAAAAGGAACTATCAAAggtaaattaaagaaaacataTTGCTAGTTTTAACATGTAACTAATTTTGATTAGCtagaattatttttgttaagtcGTATCTAAAATAAAACCTTGACTTTGACGAAATAACTGAATAAACACAAATTGGTTAATATTGGCACTTTGGAAATCTTTACAAGCTTTCTAATTGATTAGCTACATTGTCCAATcttctaaaattttttattcGCATAAAAAATCcgtataaattataaatttttagagCGATGTTATTttgagttttatttatttaaaaatatagttttaaTCTATAACAATATAGATTTTCTATGGTATTAAAcaaatattttgaataatttctgaaaatttaacaaaaaaaataattttctaacACTATTAGTATTctcattaaaatttacttttttatttaaataaaagaacCTTTTAATATGATAACTTTAAGACATAGGGTATAGGCCTTTTCTATATCAAATTGCCATTAGCCACAATCATAAATTATTACTCCCTTTACTAAATATATTCATAACAACTGATTTATCaataaatatttctatttaGTCAAACCATCTAATAGATTCAACCAATAATGTAAGGCCGTAAGCGAAAATATATTTGCTAAAACATAACTGGATAATTAGAAAGTAAAATTTTTGACTtataatttatttcattttattactCATTTAATGTAAAAATTGTAATCTAGTGTGCAGTAGTAACAATCGAAGTGACCTGAAGTGAGCATGTGTGTTATGTGTTAAGTGTTAACTCATTTTCGATTTTATACATCCTATTTCACCTGTTCAGACTTTGACATATTTCATACCAACCTAATCAAAACCActactaaatttttttaacatggAGAATCAGATTTTACCTTAGTAACgataaatacaatattttataAGTGAGGCTtcaattaaattcttattaacgTTTTTCATCCTACCTAGTCAACAACCCGCATaattgataaaataatttaagcttatttaagtttatataaataattgaGTGGGCAAACTATataatactccttcctatttaacttattagtttttatttatttttttcacatttgttgagataatattttaactcttaatatttttaattaagtttaattaaaaattataaaaatttaatattaataattcttgcattgagacgaatcaaacaagatctcacttgactctattttaacttatagattaagaataaaacaatatattaaaagtaataagtaaatagtaatcaaaaataaatgggactaataaaaagaataaaaaggaatattaatTTAGTAAATTAACTGGATAAAATTGTTTGTTGCCATAAATAACGTTGAACAAGTTGTGGTTTCGACAGcatgtttttaattaatttaaattaattattaaaatgagTTAATTAAATCATAATTAACTATAAGCGGTTAATTATTTGGAAAAGACGAAGTAAGATGggatatgtttagttgaagagtagGGTAAAGATGAGTATTAGAGTGAAACAATAGCTTTCCAAAATtgtaaaattctatccatttgtCAACCAATAAATGCATGTACTTTTTACAAAAACATACACGCTGAGTTGTTTGACTCTTTCTAACACCCATGTGTCGAATTTGACACTTTCGTGTTTTCGCCACCGAATTCATTCTCATGTCACACGTCATCAATTATCAACACGTGGCAGAAGATTACGTGAAATTCGTGTCGTATCGGTTCATATAGAGTGGGCCATTTGCATTTGTTATGTTGTGCACCCTCAAACAATGGCTCGTAACCCAGCGTCAATACAAAAATGCAAGCTGAGTTGGAAGCAACAACAACAGTTTAATCACCACTGCAATGTTTGGTGAGTCGTTTTGTGTCGATGGGCGTATCGTTAGTTCAAGAAAATAAAAGGTAAGTTAATAATGAAATATTTGCCAATACctaaatatacttttttttttttgttttattatatttaaatataagaaTTCTTATACTTACTACACTTTTTAAACTGTTATTTTACTTGCTAAATTACTATTTTTGATAAagaagaaatatataaaaatctactttgtccttacttttttcttttacccttttaactttcttttattttttcactcaACTCATCTTAATCACTAgggttattttagtttttttcttaataagaTTCCCTTTTTTTTAACACAAGTAACATGTAACGAGAAAACATAACATAGAAAGTACATTTTAAAACATACCTcttttatttactattattgttgCATTTGGttctttgatattattcattaattattttgtattttattcttattatataaataaaatatgagagatcttgtttaattcatcccgatgtaaaatttattaacatcaaacatattataatttttttacttttgatgGAATATGTACATTGGTAAacatcaaaaaattatataaacaatttaaaagaCAGAAGGTGTCTCTGAGAGAAACGTCCATTAGACCCAAtccattaaaacttaatttttactgttattttctatttttctttatagGCCAACCTTGTTAATAATGATCTCTTAAAAAACTATatctcacaataatttgtgttaaaaagatTAGTAATATTGTATTTGTTAACATAATGAAGCCGCCAAGTCCACTAGTGACCCGCCCATAGAATTATTCTGGTATCGTGAGAATTTGGTACCTTTTGTTTACCTCACTAGAAGGGTCTAATTCCATCCAATGGGGGCACCACCCCATGAGACTTGGGCTGTTTCTTTAAGTGTGTTAGAAGAAATAACTAATAATGTAATACTCCTAGAAGTATTAGTATAAGATTTTACATTCCAGATTACTCtaagttttaaataacaatattttttaagtGAGTAcgaataataacaaatataatatgggttatttactatttttatatgtatttttgaaagttagattttatttaattagaatatatattattttttcttagtAAAATTTCTGATTTTCATATTTGTTGTCTCTATTCTTtatcttaaaaaataagttttcattTTGGAGGGAAATGATAAAACATAATATGTAGCACCTAaagatttatttatatataaatgatgTAGATTATATCTCtcaaaataacattaaattgaaaattcataATCAAATTACACGTATTGtattaatgttttatatattttcccCTTATATACTACTCGTATGAATTTATTATAaccaaaatataacaaaattccaATATAAAGCCATTAGATGTTATTTTGCTTAATAACTTTAAGCTctaataatacttattttttgcactttttttttcatttacacATCTTATCCTAACAAGAAAAAATGAACCACACACAAAAATCTTTCTCAATATGAAACGTCTtgagtaataattaaaatagagTGAAACTATATTTATGTGCACATTTTGTAAATACATTTTAGTTCAGTGAGAAACGacaaaaccaaacaaatcaTGCAGAACTTAGTTTACAGACCAAAACAGTTGGAGACTTGGAGTATGAAATAAATGTTCATAACTTACTACAAATAACAAAAAACTTAACAATTGAATGTATTGAGGCAcaaaaaattttagttattttttacaTTGAATCTTTATTCGGGGAATGTTCACAAATTTTTTGGTGATGTTATCTTTGAAAGAACATTTTTAAATGGAATggcttattattaattttttaaaatattataagtagacattaagaataatgtaagtagacatttgagatattaaaagtaacttttaagaacacgtaagtaaacattaagaataatataagtagtccttaagaatatggtaattaggcattaatctttaatagacTGGTctttaaatacatttttaaaagAGACGGTCACATAAGAGAGTAGCTCTTTAGTGTTAAAGTGAAATACCAAATTCATGTGAATCGATTCCCAagctaaataaattttattaacaaaataagatttacatagttaatattgttAAGTATTGATATATTCTAAAAGTTTGTTACTCTTTGCGCTATTTATTTAACTGGTTAATGTATCTACAATTTTAACATCAAAATAAAacgataaaattaataaatcacAATAAAAACGCTCACAAAAATTAAATGTGGAGTAAGAAatccaagaaaaaaaatagattgaGAACCTTCGTTTTTTGAAGGTGAAGTACCTCCACCCATAATCCATAAATATAGTTTATACccaaaattcaatatttttttagtttaatccaAATTGAAAACTGACAAATTTGTCTATTCCTTCCAAGACTTGCCTCCCTTTCAATCTTCATCCTTCATACTCTTTCACCcttttatcatcattatcaaaaTATAGACTTAAAAactcaatatttatttaattttataataataatgataattaaattaaattcaataaaCACCTCTCtgagttattaaatattgattgTGTTTCTTTCCTATATCTTTCAATatgttttttatctttttctctgAATTTTCTCTTCTTTCCTTTTCGTTGGTGACTTAATAGTACAACAAAATTCCCTTTTTAAttcccattttttatttttcacgatctttgtaatttataattatagtatttttatttattaaaaacaaagaaaaggagataaattattttttgtttattataggGTAAGAATCTTATGAGATATgtctatataattaatttatttatctaattaattactttaaaattataaataattacttttatataCTAAATATGCATGAGTCGgcttaaaaaaaattgcatcCTATAAAATCGTCttgtataaaaataatacttagtttttaaactaaaataagACCAAACTagaaaacaattattttaagaGCGAGGATATAAGTCAAAAGATAGGGGCCAGTTTCAATTCTAAATTCCTACACCCCAATAAATTTATTTCCTAAAATCTAAATAGTATACTAGTCATAAAACACCTACTACATCTTTCTCTCTTCCTTCCATTTTCCTCTTCTTTGTCAAATTCTccacctttttattttatattttaataatcacATTTCTTATTCAACTCTACCTTGGAAAAGTAGTAAAATTTtcccaacaaaaaaataatattgattCTTGTTTCTCTTCTCTTATACTCTCAACTTTCTCAAATTATCAAAAACAAATAGGACCATAATATATCAAGtcttgtaatttttattttaatttctattttctaatattaatttttattttaattttatattaattttaattttattttttatttttagggtaGTCTATTGCCACATTTGTTGTTCACCCGCCCCAAGTTTATAGTAAATTTGTTTCTAAATCTCTTGAAAATCACttcaatcttcttcttcacatAGTCGAAGAAAAAAGCGGAGTTTTTTTCGGAATtagttttctttttagttttttttcgattttattACGTAGAAAGTTTGAATTTCTGCGATTTTTATTTACTAATCGGAAATCCATTGAGtatattatattctagtgaGAATCTGATTTGATCGAATGATACCCTGATTTTCACgcattttgaaaatttgttcATCTGGGCAATGATATTTTGAGTTTTTGACATTTGGGTATTGATTAAAACAACCTTATAAGATCTGGGTTTGTGAGTATTCAATCAAAAATGACCTCAAAATCAGGTGGTGGTCATGGGCTTGATAATTGGAGGGATTTTTTTAGAAAAGCAAAAAACTCTGATATATTTGATATAATTGAGAATTCAATAATGGTGGCAGCATCAGATTGTCCAGAAGAGTTCCGAGTTAGGAGAGAAAGAATCGCTGAGTTACTCTTTACATGTAGATTGACTCGGTGTTTAGGGTGTGAACGAGTTGAGTCAGCTGTTTCTGAGGTTGATGATGTTAATCATGGTGATGTTAAGGTCGTAATTAAAGGGGTTGATCAATTTAATCATGATGTTGATAATCATCATGTTAATGGTGGTGATGGAAGTAAAGAAAGTAAGGTTAATAGTACAATTAGGGATAATTATGATCATATTGATCAAGTTGTTTTTGGTGAGGATTTGTTGAATCATGAAAGTAATTTTAGTTATGGTGATGCTGAGGCTTTAACTGATGCAATTGAAGAAACTAATGGAATAATTGAAGAGGTTTTTAGGATCAAAAATATACTTCTTAATAACAAAGATGAGGTTGGTTTTTTATgctattgtattttttttttttttgggttgaaaTAGCTTAATTCTTAGAGATTATACAATTATTGTTGAGTTTCCGGTTgatcaatcggaaacaacctcttgttatcactaacaagagCAAGGTTGCTCATATCAGAGCCAAGCGCAAGGTTGCTCATATCCTATGAACCCTAGGAGGGATCCAATGCctacttaatggcattgggataacatattgttgttgttgtttgagTTTTTGGTTGATGAATTTGACATGGGTTTTTAGTTTAAGTGATGATTCTAACTTGTTGAAATTGTTCTTGGCAGTCTGATTCAGTGTTGTTTGAGTCCTTAAGGAGGTTGCAATTGATGGCTTTGACTGTTGATATCTTAAAGGTTTGAGCTTAATTCTTTCTTGATCATGATCAATTggttgtttttcattgttcatgttTAAGTTGGCTTTGACTCTGACCACATCCTCTTAATGGGTATGGATTGCTATGGATTGCTGTCTTCTTTCCTTTCCCAGACCCTGCTCATATCCTCCTTATGAGCAGGATGCAcggggtatgatgatgatttttaagtTGGCTTGGATTGAGTGTTGTTTTTGGTAATTGTGCTGATTTCAGACGACGGAAATTGGAAAGGCGGTTAACCGGATTAGGAAACATATTTCGAAGGAGATTCGTCAACTTGCTCGACAATTAATAGAGTATGACACTTTACTCTTAGCGTATCGTCTTATCGGCCATTGCATATTGGTGTTGTTTGAGATCTTGATATTGTGAATGAATGATGAGTAGTGGTGTTCTTGTTCAAGAGTTTTTCATGTTGTTTATTACCGTTGCCACtagattgatcattgataatgCTTCGTTTTTTAAGTTTGccatgtttgttataaatatcTCGAAATGCACTATTAGAACCATCTTTGTCTATATGATATTATGAAGATTGAAGATGGTATGCAATTAATGGCAAAGTTATTATGTGATGAACTTCGGTATATTACGCAACTCTGACCTTTTAGCACGGTATGTATGAGTTAGCGTACTCTAAcataagttgatggttgaggacccaagatatgttatatactctaatagaaATGAACATGAACTTGATTCACAATGTGATGTTCGGATTTTGTTCCTGATCATTAAGTGCAACGTCTTCGTTGACTCATAAATCTTTGCTAATAGTGTTACAACTCGATAATTTTGTGTTCATAGTGGATGGAAGATTCTTGTTGATGAGTGGGTGAAAGCCACCCAAGAGCTTGCAGGTATCATTCCGCCTATACCATCTCGATTTTTTGTTGTGTGATAGAAGTATATGATCGTACAGGCGTTCTTGTTCTCGTTTCTTGTATCACTATTCACAACATTTTACATATCGACTAATCTTTCCGCTTTATTTGTGTAGGAGGTACTCCTGATTCTGTTAACCCATCCACACTTGATGAAGAGGAAGGGCTTCCTTCTCCTCCTCTCGATGAAGGAGCATTTTTCTCTACGCAAGCTATGGATTTTACACAGGTACGATTGTTTATGTTGATGCCGCCATACCTTGATTACAAATTACTTGCTTTGTGATCGCTTATTATAATCTCGAACTGACATATCTTGTTTTTATGGACATCGTGAATGATATGAAGTTCTTCGATggcatggatgatgatggaagTGAGTCAAACTTTCTCTCCTTTAGGCTAGTCTTATACGCGTTTTGGTTTTGGTTTCGGTTTCTTTTTGTGCATtccttactaaaaaaaaatcacaacgATGATGATCGGGGAATTGTGTTACAGATCCTCGAAACTGTGGGGAATTCAACAAGAACCGTGATGTTCGAGAAGTTGGAAGAAAGCCCGCTATGGCTAAGCAGGACCCTCCAAAGTGGAGAGAAGAACCTCCAAAACAGGCGATTCCTCTTGCAAGGGATAACAAGGTGCAACAACCCAAAAGGCCCGAGCCTCTTCCAAAGCTAAGCAAGACCCCGAACACACAATCTGGCCCCGGTAGACCTATAAAACTTATCGGTGAATCAAAAATGGTAAAAGAACCAAATCCTCAGCAGAAATTTAGGAAGCCCTTGGACCAAAGGAGACCACCTCCTCAACATGAGGTATATATAATGGTACAAAATTTTATACCATTCAAAAGTTCCCAAGTTTTTGTATGTATGGCTGAATCCCGTCTTTGTTGCCTGTTATATCAGAAAGCACAATCCTCGAGCGAGATTGCTGTCCAAGAAAAACTCGAAGCCACAAAAAGGAAACTCCAAGAGCGGTATCAACATGCCGAAAATGGTATATTCGTATCCCGAATACCTATTATTACCAAATTCCTTTTGAGTCGTTCCGACTGTAAATTGTCTTTTTTCTCCTTGTCGGAAACAGCAAAGAGGCAGAGGACCATACAAGTAATGGAGATACATGACCTGCCCAAGCAAGGGCTTTCGAAACCAAATCCGTATGCTAAATTTGGCAACAACCGGAATTGGGCGAATGGAAGGAGATGATCTGCGCGAGACTTCTCTACCGGCTAATTAAATAGAGGCGACGTTTTCCCCTACACAGTGTCTGACATGCGTGCGTTTATTTCGAGAGTTAGCCAATTGTAAGTGTGGCAGAAGCTTGAGCTTCAAAACGCTCCGAAATTTCCGATGGATGAATCCTCGAATGGTCACCAAGTTCGGCTATTCTAGCAGGGCGTAAGGTCTCCACCTCTCGGGAAAATTTCTTTCTTGTGCACTTGATTTAGCAGTCATTTGAACATCTAATTGTTAAAGAGTCCTGATATAACTTATGTTTCAGTGACTGTTTGCTACATAATTTCTTTGTTCCATAGCCTGGATGGTACATGAAATTTGTGCACAAAAAAATAAGGTCCATTCTGATAAAGCTCACATAGACATGTAACCAAAATAAAGTACATGAGGTATTTACTTcacaaatattatatatatatatatatatatatatatatagatgtatgtgCAGTTTCTGACATCTGTTACTTGTTAGCGATGATCTCTTACATTGATTTATCTAATTATTTTTATCGATGATCTATTAAGttgattttatctttttatgtaTACAC
Proteins encoded in this region:
- the LOC130826102 gene encoding probable mediator of RNA polymerase II transcription subunit 26b, which encodes MTSKSGGGHGLDNWRDFFRKAKNSDIFDIIENSIMVAASDCPEEFRVRRERIAELLFTCRLTRCLGCERVESAVSEVDDVNHGDVKVVIKGVDQFNHDVDNHHVNGGDGSKESKVNSTIRDNYDHIDQVVFGEDLLNHESNFSYGDAEALTDAIEETNGIIEEVFRIKNILLNNKDESDSVLFESLRRLQLMALTVDILKTTEIGKAVNRIRKHISKEIRQLARQLIDGWKILVDEWVKATQELAGGTPDSVNPSTLDEEEGLPSPPLDEGAFFSTQAMDFTQFFDGMDDDGNPRNCGEFNKNRDVREVGRKPAMAKQDPPKWREEPPKQAIPLARDNKVQQPKRPEPLPKLSKTPNTQSGPGRPIKLIGESKMVKEPNPQQKFRKPLDQRRPPPQHEKAQSSSEIAVQEKLEATKRKLQERYQHAENAKRQRTIQVMEIHDLPKQGLSKPNPYAKFGNNRNWANGRR